AGTTCGAGGCCAGATGGGACGTGCATCACGTGCGACCGGAGCTTCAGGTGGCGCTGCCAACCAGTGACGGGCGGTGTCTCTGCTTTTATCACGACGTCGACAAGACCTGTCAGTCCATCTCCCAGTTCTCGGACAAGGACGCGAGAGCGTATCGCGCCATGTATGCCCGCTACGACGAGATGATGAAGAAGATCCTCGGGCCGCAGACGTACGTGCCCATGGAGGCGGCTCCGATGATGGCGGCGAAGGCGGAGCGGACCGAGCTGGGTCGCGAGCTGAGCGAGTTGGCGGAAAAGAGTCCGGCAGAGATCGTCTGCGAAATGTACGAGCACGATCTGGTGCGCACCGCGATGCTGTACATGGGCACGCACTGGGGACTGGACTATGCCCAGTCAGGCGTGAGCTACATGGTGCCGATCTACCTGAACCGCATGGTGAACTACCAGATCACCCGCGGCGGATCGCACCGCGTCTCCAACGCGCTGTACAAGTCGATTTTCGCCCATCAGGGCCAGATCCGCCAAAGCGCGCGTATCCGGCGCATCGTCGTCGAGCACGGCGAGGCCAAGGGCGTATGCCTGGAGGACGGCAGGGAGTACGTGGCCGCCAAGGCCGTGATCAGCACCCTGAATCCGCATCAGACCTTTCTCGACTATGTCGGCCGTGAACATCTCGAACGAGAGTTCGTGGAGATGGTCGAGGGCTACATGTGGGAGAAGTGGAGCTTGAACAATCTCCACCTGGCCTTGAACGAGGTGCCGCATTTCAGAGCGGCAGATGGCAATCCCGATGTCGACAAGGCGTTGTTCTATATCCTCGGCTTCGAGCGCATGCAGGAGCTGACCGAGTACTACGATGCCCTCGTGGCCGGTGAACTGCCCGAGCGCTTCGGGCTGACGTGCACCTTCCCCAGCGTGCACGACAGCTACCAAGCTCCGCCGGCCAAGGCGACGGCGTACATTTCGCAAATGGCTCCCTACGAACTGCGCG
The window above is part of the Deltaproteobacteria bacterium genome. Proteins encoded here:
- a CDS encoding NAD(P)/FAD-dependent oxidoreductase encodes the protein MAETFDFIILGAGPNGLAIGAYLSRAGQKVLLLEKRLEEGGGLMTEQVTLPDFYHNTHALYMMMVDMAPVYADFEFEARWDVHHVRPELQVALPTSDGRCLCFYHDVDKTCQSISQFSDKDARAYRAMYARYDEMMKKILGPQTYVPMEAAPMMAAKAERTELGRELSELAEKSPAEIVCEMYEHDLVRTAMLYMGTHWGLDYAQSGVSYMVPIYLNRMVNYQITRGGSHRVSNALYKSIFAHQGQIRQSARIRRIVVEHGEAKGVCLEDGREYVAAKAVISTLNPHQTFLDYVGREHLEREFVEMVEGYMWEKWSLNNLHLALNEVPHFRAADGNPDVDKALFYILGFERMQELTEYYDALVAGELPERFGLTCTFPSVHDSYQAPPAKATAYISQMAPYELRDGGKDRWYQRDFRAARTERMIELVSRYTTNIDASRILKTYMTTPVDIENKYATMVRGGYKHGAYHPLQMGYLRPNQDCSQYRTSIKNLYVGGASVAPGGMVIWGPGYNCANAVAEDYGIEKWWQQPEMVRAAIEHEYL